AGCGCGCCCCAAGCAAACCTAGGCGTGAAGGAACGAAGCTCAGTCTGAAGGCGAGGCAGTTGATCGAGGCGAGCGATACCTTCTTCATCGCGAGCGCGAGCGGAGGGCAGCTCGCCGAGCAGGAGCTCGGCGAGTCCGCAGGCGCTGGTGTCGACATTTCACACCGAGGTGGCCCTGTCGGCTTCGTCAGGGTGGTGCAAGGCACCAGCGAAGATTTGCTGCTCGTCCCGGACTACCCCGGCAATCTGATGTTCAACACGCTCGGCAATCTGCTGGTCTGGCCGCGCGCAGGCCTGCTATTCGTGGACTGGCAGACTGGAGATCTGCTGCAGCTCGCCGCCAGTGCAACCCTTCGCGAGGCTACTGACGCGTGGAGCTCCCTCGACGCCCAGCGACAACTCGAACTGCGCATCAGCGAAGGGTGGTTCCACCCCGCCGCGATCCCCTTGAACTGGTCGCCTCCCAAAGCGCCGCCGCAGTTTTCCAGCCAACCTTCGAGGGAGCGTTGAACGATCCGTTTCCTCGACGGCGAATCGCGGTGCTCGACTCCTATATGTCCAGCGTCGACCTAGATGACGGACCCGGGCACACGCTCGTATTTCTCCACGGAAATCCCACGTCTAGCTACCTGTGGAGAAACGTCATCCCTTGGGTACGTGGCTCGCGGCGAATCGTGGCCCCAGACCTGATTGGAATGGGTGCATCCGGCAAGCCGGCGATCGGCTATCGCTTCGTCGATCACGCGCGCTATCTCGAGCACCTTCTCGATGCCCTGAACCTGGACCGTGTGGTGCTCATCACCCATGACTGGGGAACCGCTCTGGCACTCGACTGGTGGTCGCGCCACCCAACTCGAGTGCGAGGCATCGTGATCAGCGAAGGGGTGCTCGCGAGTTTCCCGACTTGGGCTGCCTTTCCGCAAGGCGGTCAAGCAACGTTCCGCGCCTTCCGGGCACCGGGGGTTGGAGAGTCGCTGATCCTCGACTCCAACACCTTCATCGAGCACAGCCTGCCCGGCGCGATCTTGCGTTCCCTGACCGCCGCAGAGCTCGCAGCCTACCGAGCCCCATTCCCCGATCGTCGGTCTCGACTCCCACTCTTGGTGTGGCCCCGCGAGCTCCCGATCGCAGGAGAACCCGAAGACGTCGTTGCTCGCCTCGCGGCCCTACGCCACGCGCTCGTCCGGTCGAGCGTTCCGAAGCTGCTGTTGACAGCAACTCCGGGCGCGCTAATCCGCGAGCCGTTCATCGATTGGTGCCGCTCACACCTGCCGAACCTGGAGATCCACGACCTGGGGCAAGCCATCCACTACCCCCAAGAGGACCAGCCCGACGCCTTCGGAAGGGCGCTGGCGCGCTGGCTGAACAATCTCTAGCGCAGGGGTGCTGTACGCTCCGGAACCGGCGCGGCTTTAACTTGGTGTAACCGGGCCGGTGCCGGCAAACTACGCAGCGCGAACGAGGGTCGCCGCTTGGTTGGCCGATCCGCAAGCGTCGGGCCCAAGGGCCTTCCGCTCTGTTTTAGCGCCTCTCGGCGCGCTCAGCGAAGGAGACTCGAACATGAAGAGTTGGTTTTGGGGATTGTCACTGTCTGGCGTTGCAGCCCTCAGCACTGCTGCCTGTGGCGGAAGCGCGATCTCGCCGGACATGGTCCAACGCGCGCAATCCCATGACGCATCGGCGTCGGAAGCCACGATGATGAAGGGCAAGCAGCTGTTTGAGGGCAAGTGCGGCACCTGCCACGCCCTGCCAGCTCCAAGCTCCCACACCGCCGAGGAGTGGCCGGAGTGGGTGAAGAAGATGGCGCCCCAGGCGAAGATCTCCGGGGACGACGAGAAGGCCGTGCTCCACTACTTGCTCGGCGCAAGCGGCTGACCCACCGCGAGCCCTGAAACGCCGCGACGGCAGGGGAAACCCGGCCGTCGCTTTGCTTTTGTTTCTCGATGCTTTTGTTTCTCGATGCGTTCGCTGAGCTGCGCCTCAGCCGGTGCGCAGCATCGGGTCGGCCGGGTTGAGGTACGGCCCGCTCTCATCCTCACGGCGCGCCTCCCTCACCCCCAAATCCCGGGCTTCGAAACCCAGACGACGCTCCAGCAATCCACGGGCGTCCGGAAGCCTGTGGGACTGATTCGACGCGGCATAGGCCAGTATCGCCTGAGTCTGAAACGGAGCCTGGAGCGCAGTCGCAACCGCGTTGGAGAGTGAGCCTTCATCGGCCTCAACGACTGCTGCGGGTTGCTCGGCGGCGTCCTCGAGGTTGACGGTCCGCTCGAATACGTAGTCCCGACTGAGGGGGTGATTCCAGGTGAGGAACACCGCCCCGCGCACCAAGAGCCATGCGAGCTGGTAAGGGACGCTCGGTAGCAGCAGCAGCACGGCGACCAGACCCGAGTTGAGCAGCGCGCTGCTCCCGCTAACGATCACGTAGCGAGAGGCTTGCTCGCTGGTTTTTAAATCCCCACGGAAAGCCCAGTAGCGCCCCAGGGTAAAGTGGATGGTGCCGCCCAGCACGCAGCCAACCAGCGTGGCGATGGGAGCCCCGAAACCACCCGCGACCAGCAGGGTAACGAGCCCGAAGTCCGCCAAGGTAGCGACCGAGGAACTGGTGAGGTTGCGAAAGATGCTTCCGCGTGAAAACACACCAGAGGGCGGAGGTGTCACGCTCAGCGCCTTGCGTCCGAAGAACAGGCGCTGAATCGCCGTGATCTGCGTCGTGGCGGCGAGCACCACCACACCAACCACCGCCAGGCGATGGATGGGCGCCGGGTCGTTCGGCACGACGATCCCCTCGATGATTGGGCTCAGCGCGACGCTTGCGCCCAAGAGCACGATGCGCTCGGGCCGTTGCATCAGGCCAATGTTTGGGAAAGCGACGCCCATCGCCTCTCCCCTCGCCTTCACGTAGGAGACCAGCAGAGAACCAACCAGCGCGAACAACACGGGGTACAGGACCCAGCTATCGCTGTAGTACGCCGCGAGGCCGAGCAGCACCGCCGCCTCGCAGTAACGATCCAGCACCGAGTCGAGCAGCGCACCGCTCTCACTCGCCTGCTTCGTCTCACGCGCGAGACGTCCATCCAGGAAGTCACACACTGCGGCCGCCACGTAGAGCCACCCACCAAGGGCGAATCGCCCGGCCGCCAGTGCAACGCCAGCGCCGCCAGCGAGCAACAACGAGAGTGTGGTGATGGCGTTTGGTGGCAACCGGCTCTTCAACACCAAGTTGAAGACCGGACTCATCAACCACGCGAAGTAGTTGCGCAGCCACGCACCGAGGAGCAGCGTGCTGCCACGCTTCTCCATTTCTCGATCGTGGAAGTCCCCACGTAGCGCATTGCGAACGCTGAAGACGAGCATGCCGCCGAACACGTAGACGACCAGCGCCAGTGCCGGAGCGGCGGCCGACCAGATACGCGCCGTCGGAGACAGATCCCCTTCAAGCCACGACGCTAGATTCGATGCCACGTCCATCTTTCGCTTCCTTGGGCCCGACCTGAGCAACGTCTACCCACTTGACCAGTTGTCCTGACAGAAATCGTGTCGCACGAGACATCAAACCGCATCGGGCATCGGCTTGGACCGTTGGCTCCGCGCGGTACGCAACGCCCACTAGTCAGCCGATGCGTTTTCCACTCGCAAACTGCGCCACGCTTCCGCGGTGTACCGGGGTGCATGCTGGCGTGATGTGCAAGCGACGTTCCGAACTCCACAAACCCGAGCTTTCAACGTCGGATATGCGCCCGAATCGCCTCGCGTAAAGTGGGGAACGTGCAGAGAAACGCTGCTGGTTTTCAGTCGCTCGAGCGCAAAAACTCGAACGACAGCCAACATGCCGCGGTCTACGCGTTTTCGATCGGTTGCCGAGTCAGACTCAGGAACGCTGCGTTTCCCTGGAGTACCCAATGGCGCCGGGTTCACGAGATGAATCAGCCGATACGCGGGCGTCGTCGTTCACCCAATGAATCGCTCGCGAGTGTGCGGCAAGTTCACGGCGTGAACCTCTGGCGTTGGGCTCAGCGTGAACTGAGCGACACGCTCAAGCAGCGAGCGATGTGCTTACTCGTCGGTCGCCGAGAGCCCCGACGTGACGCTGGAGTCTTGAGGCACGGGCAGCGGAAACGCCTGCTTGAACGTCAACACGAAGTTACCCGGCAACGTCGCGTAGCGCGGGTTGCCCACGGGGAAGCCCCAGTCGAGCCGGAACACGATGCGGTCAAACATGGGGAATAGGCCGCGCAAGCCAAGTCCAACCGCGTGGTTGAGGGCGACGTCTTCGAAGCGATTGAACGCATCCCCCATGTCGTAGAACAGCACGCTGCCGAGCTCCGCGCCGAACAGCTGCACGGAGCGACTGCGAAACTCAAGGCTGCTGGCGATGCGATCCCGGCCGATGAACGCAAAGCTTGGGTAGCCCCGCGGACGAGTGTTTCCTCCAAGGGAGTAGCGCAGGTTGAGGTAGTCCTCGAATCGGTTCGTGACCACCCCATCGTAGACCAAGCGCCCCACGCCAAAGCGCGGCGTGGCGATGCGCATCGCACCCTCCACCTCAGCGTCTGATTTGTCGAGCCGCGCGGCTTCAATCCGCGAGGAACCAAGAAGCCGGAACAGTCCGTCGCCGAGCGGCCAGGTGTAGCCGAGGACGCTGTGTACGCCGAGCAAGTCGCGAGAGGATCCAACCGAGGTGCTCGCGGGGTAGACCTTGAGCAGCGCCCTGTGCCCGAGCTGCAGGTCCTCTTGCAGCGCGAGGGTCTCGAAGTTCAGAGTGCGCAGATAGCGA
This portion of the Polyangiaceae bacterium genome encodes:
- a CDS encoding haloalkane dehalogenase yields the protein MSSVDLDDGPGHTLVFLHGNPTSSYLWRNVIPWVRGSRRIVAPDLIGMGASGKPAIGYRFVDHARYLEHLLDALNLDRVVLITHDWGTALALDWWSRHPTRVRGIVISEGVLASFPTWAAFPQGGQATFRAFRAPGVGESLILDSNTFIEHSLPGAILRSLTAAELAAYRAPFPDRRSRLPLLVWPRELPIAGEPEDVVARLAALRHALVRSSVPKLLLTATPGALIREPFIDWCRSHLPNLEIHDLGQAIHYPQEDQPDAFGRALARWLNNL
- a CDS encoding pyridoxamine 5'-phosphate oxidase family protein, whose protein sequence is MRPAPFHSGEEALQLEAGVRDKMAAVGPRVIRDRMLPQHIELFEKLPTLFVGVLDAQGQPWASMVHGVPGFIEALGDHSLRITGKPLFGAPRFGLQPGSAVGLLGLEPHTRRRNRANGAIEQLLTDTWVVRIHQSFGNCPKYIHAREIVGRPERAPSKPRREGTKLSLKARQLIEASDTFFIASASGGQLAEQELGESAGAGVDISHRGGPVGFVRVVQGTSEDLLLVPDYPGNLMFNTLGNLLVWPRAGLLFVDWQTGDLLQLAASATLREATDAWSSLDAQRQLELRISEGWFHPAAIPLNWSPPKAPPQFSSQPSRER
- a CDS encoding GtrA family protein yields the protein MASNLASWLEGDLSPTARIWSAAAPALALVVYVFGGMLVFSVRNALRGDFHDREMEKRGSTLLLGAWLRNYFAWLMSPVFNLVLKSRLPPNAITTLSLLLAGGAGVALAAGRFALGGWLYVAAAVCDFLDGRLARETKQASESGALLDSVLDRYCEAAVLLGLAAYYSDSWVLYPVLFALVGSLLVSYVKARGEAMGVAFPNIGLMQRPERIVLLGASVALSPIIEGIVVPNDPAPIHRLAVVGVVVLAATTQITAIQRLFFGRKALSVTPPPSGVFSRGSIFRNLTSSSVATLADFGLVTLLVAGGFGAPIATLVGCVLGGTIHFTLGRYWAFRGDLKTSEQASRYVIVSGSSALLNSGLVAVLLLLPSVPYQLAWLLVRGAVFLTWNHPLSRDYVFERTVNLEDAAEQPAAVVEADEGSLSNAVATALQAPFQTQAILAYAASNQSHRLPDARGLLERRLGFEARDLGVREARREDESGPYLNPADPMLRTG